A DNA window from Aquarana catesbeiana isolate 2022-GZ linkage group LG01, ASM4218655v1, whole genome shotgun sequence contains the following coding sequences:
- the LOC141124128 gene encoding beta-1,4-galactosyltransferase galt-1-like, producing the protein MWTFLRYMFCTLSIFVCVAVIFNSYHVEIRQKMRSQELPIVTDTITSLDNRTFIISLYYEPRLGQSVGVIAILHVSVKELYCIFHCSTNQNAFVGAEIDFHRDNFGFPYGMASLLCAEPSGCDYTYMSFSSIISTKTSQNLLFEVRNRPPPPISSNFTVCISTLYGNYNNVLQMIQSIEMYKILGASRVTIYNTSCSRDVDKVLRHYIDEGTLEVVPWPIDRHLQTSKMWKYTPGLTAEIGYFGQVTTLNDCLYRNMYKSKFVLLNDYDEIILPIIDQDWSSLMESLQKQFPDTSVFRFEAHVFPTSDNSSKFDLWSHVPGVNILRHGFPYLLKDTMHNPRKMIVNPRKVFQTSVHYVPKHVGKSTNVPNNMAMTFHCKGSRRKDVTREDQIWDDILRKYNMSLVPKVDAVIQKLFPLQ; encoded by the coding sequence ATGTGGACGTTTTTAAGATACATGTTTTGCACACTGTCCATATTTGTGTGCGTTGCTGTGATTTTTAACTCCTACCATGTAGAAATCAGACAGAAGATGAGATCTCAGGAACTTCCCATTGTCACAGACACCATTACATCTCTGGATAATCGAACGTTTATCATCTCTCTGTATTATGAGCCTAGACTTGGCCAATCAGTGGGGGTCATCGccatcctccatgtgtccgtgaAAGAACTCTACTGTATCTTCCATTGTTCCACCAATCAGAATGCATTTGTTGGAGCAGAAATTGATTTTCATAGAGACAACTTTGGGTTCCCATATGGAATGGCGAGTCTCCTGTGTGCAGAACCTTCCGGATGTGATTACACTTATATGTCTTTCTCTTCCATAATTTCCACAAAGACAAGTCAGAACCTCCTGTTTGAAGTCAGGAACCGTCCACCACCGCCAATCTCTTCCAATTTCACCGTCTGTATTTCTACTTTGTATGGAAACTACAACAATGTCCTCCAGATGATCCAGAGTATTGAGATGTACAAGATTCTGGGGGCCTCTAGAGTCACCATCTATAACACCAGCTGTTCCCGAGATGTAGATAAGGTGTTACGACATTACATTGATGAAGGAACTCTAGAAGTGGTGCCATGGCCAATAGACCGCCATCTTCAGACATCAAAAATGTGGAAATACACCCCAGGACTCACTGCTGAGATTGGATATTTTGGGCAAGTTACAACCTTAAATGATTGTCTATACAGGAACATGTACAAAAGTAAGTTTGTCCTCCTCAATGATTATGATGAAATTATTCTTCCGATTATAGACCAGGACTGGTCTTCATTGATGGAGAGTCTTCAGAAACAATTCCCGGACACAAGTGTCTTCCGCTTTGAAGCTCACGTCTTCCCCACATCAGACAATAGCTCCAAATTTGACCTGTGGTCCCATGTTCCCGGGGTCAATATTCTACGCCATGGCTTCCCATATCTACTTAAGGACACAATGCATAATCCTCGTAAAATGATTGTAAATCCCAGGAAGGTGTTTCAGACCTCCGTCCATTATGTTCCAAAACATGTAGGAAAATCTACAAATGTACCAAACAATATGGCCATGACTTTCCACTGTAAAGGTAGCCGGAGGAAGGACGTCACCAGAGAGGACCAGATTTGGGATGACATACTGCGGAAATACAATATGTCTTTAGTGCCAAAGGTGGATGCAGTGATTCAGAAACTTTTCCCTCTCCAATAG